One window of the Xiphias gladius isolate SHS-SW01 ecotype Sanya breed wild chromosome 11, ASM1685928v1, whole genome shotgun sequence genome contains the following:
- the ikzf1 gene encoding DNA-binding protein Ikaros isoform X3 produces METEEAQEMAQMPGRDSPPTNEASEEAEEAMAVPEDLSAGSTHQQNNRGDKACNIKVEARSDEENGLACDMNGMEEEECAEDLRVIDASGAKVNGSQPSPEAKAFSSAGGIRLPNGKLKCDICGIVCIGPNVLMVHKRSHTGERPFQCSQCGASFTQKGNLLRHIKLHSGEKPFKCHLCSYACRRRDALTGHLRTHSVGKPHKCAYCGRSYKQRSSLEEHKERCHNYLQCMGLQNSIYTGDKRLSDLSYDGGAGELIQPHVIDQAINSAISYLGAESLRPLVQTSPASSSDVGLSSMYPLHKPAPEGHTGTGHSLSAKDSAAENLLLLSNSKSASSEKDGSPSHSGQDSTDTESNNEDRPGGAAPGLIYLTNHITSGVRNGVLPLVKEEQQRQYEAIRASMEMASEGFKVVTADGEQVRAYRCEHCRVLFLDHVMYTIHMGCHGFRDPFECNLCGHRSQDRYEFSSHITRGEHRY; encoded by the exons atggagacagaggaggcCCAGGAAATGGCCCAGATGCCAG GCAGGGACAGCCCCCCCACCAACGAAGCGTCCGAGGAGGCAGAAGAGGCCATGGCCGTCCCTGAGGACCTGTCAGCCGGCTCCACCCACCAGCAGAACAACAGAGGGGACAAAG CCTGTAACATTAAAGTTGAGGCTCGCAGTGATGAGGAGAATGGGCTGGCCTGTGACATGAATggcatggaggaggaggagtgtgcGGAAGACTTGCGCGTGATCGATGCCTCGGGGGCCAAGGTGAACGGCTCACAGCCGAGCCCCGAAGCCAAGGCCTTCTCCTCGGCCGGCGGTATCCGGCTGCCCAACGGGAAGCTCAAGTGCGATATCTGTGGGATAGTTTGCATTGGCCCCAATGTGTTGATGGTGCACAAGCGAAGCCACACTG GAGAACGTCCTTTCCAGTGCAGCCAGTGCGGTGCCTCTTTCACCCAGAAGGGTAACCTCCTCCGCCACATCAAGCTCCACTCAGGGGAAAAACCCTTCAAGTGTCACCTTTGCAGCTATGCGTGTCGCAGGAGGGACGCCCTCACTGGCCATTTACGCACCCACTCGG TTGGAAAACCCCACAAGTGCGCCTACTGTGGGCGGAGTTACAAGCAGCGCAGCTCCCTGGAGGAGCACAAGGAGCGCTGCCACAACTACCTCCAGTGCATGGGGCTGCAGAACAGCATCTACACAG GTGACAAACGTCTGTCAGACCTCTCCTACGACGGAGGAGCAGGCGAGCTGATTCAGCCCCACGTCATCGACCAGGCCATCAACAGCGCCATCAGCTACCTGGGGGCCGAGTCGCTGCGGCCTCTGGTCCAGACCTCCCCAGCCTCCTCTTCTGATGTGGGCCTCAGCTCCATGTACCCTCTCCACAAGCCGGCGCCCGAGGGCCACACGGGGACAGGCCACAGCTTGTCAGCCAAAGACAGTGCAGCTGagaacctgctgctgctctccaacTCCAAGTCTGCCTCCAGCGAGAAGGATGGCTCGCCCAGCCACAGCGGCCAGGACTCCACCGACACCGAGAGCAACAATGAGGATCGTCCAGGCGGGGCGGCACCCGGCCTCATCTACCTGACCAATCACATCACCTCGGGGGTGAGGAACGGCGTGCTCCCTCTGGTgaaggaggagcagcagaggcagtATGAGGCCATCCGGGCCAGCATGGAGATGGCCTCCGAGGGCTTCAAGGTGGTGACGGCGGACGGGGAGCAGGTGAGGGCGTACCGGTGCGAACACTGCCGCGTTCTCTTCCTGGACCACGTCATGTACACCATTCACATGGGCTGCCACGGCTTCAGAGACCCCTTCGAGTGCAACCTCTGCGGTCACCGGAGCCAAGACCGATACGAGTTCTCCTCTCACATAACGCGAGGGGAGCATCGCTACTGA
- the ikzf1 gene encoding DNA-binding protein Ikaros isoform X1 encodes METEEAQEMAQMPGRDSPPTNEASEEAEEAMAVPEDLSAGSTHQQNNRGDKACNIKVEARSDEENGLACDMNGMEEEECAEDLRVIDASGAKVNGSQPSPEAKAFSSAGGIRLPNGKLKCDICGIVCIGPNVLMVHKRSHTGERPFQCSQCGASFTQKGNLLRHIKLHSGEKPFKCHLCSYACRRRDALTGHLRTHSVGKPHKCAYCGRSYKQRSSLEEHKERCHNYLQCMGLQNSIYTVVKEESNQNEQREDLSQTGSDRALVLDRLANNVAKRKSTMPQKFVGDKRLSDLSYDGGAGELIQPHVIDQAINSAISYLGAESLRPLVQTSPASSSDVGLSSMYPLHKPAPEGHTGTGHSLSAKDSAAENLLLLSNSKSASSEKDGSPSHSGQDSTDTESNNEDRPGGAAPGLIYLTNHITSGVRNGVLPLVKEEQQRQYEAIRASMEMASEGFKVVTADGEQVRAYRCEHCRVLFLDHVMYTIHMGCHGFRDPFECNLCGHRSQDRYEFSSHITRGEHRY; translated from the exons atggagacagaggaggcCCAGGAAATGGCCCAGATGCCAG GCAGGGACAGCCCCCCCACCAACGAAGCGTCCGAGGAGGCAGAAGAGGCCATGGCCGTCCCTGAGGACCTGTCAGCCGGCTCCACCCACCAGCAGAACAACAGAGGGGACAAAG CCTGTAACATTAAAGTTGAGGCTCGCAGTGATGAGGAGAATGGGCTGGCCTGTGACATGAATggcatggaggaggaggagtgtgcGGAAGACTTGCGCGTGATCGATGCCTCGGGGGCCAAGGTGAACGGCTCACAGCCGAGCCCCGAAGCCAAGGCCTTCTCCTCGGCCGGCGGTATCCGGCTGCCCAACGGGAAGCTCAAGTGCGATATCTGTGGGATAGTTTGCATTGGCCCCAATGTGTTGATGGTGCACAAGCGAAGCCACACTG GAGAACGTCCTTTCCAGTGCAGCCAGTGCGGTGCCTCTTTCACCCAGAAGGGTAACCTCCTCCGCCACATCAAGCTCCACTCAGGGGAAAAACCCTTCAAGTGTCACCTTTGCAGCTATGCGTGTCGCAGGAGGGACGCCCTCACTGGCCATTTACGCACCCACTCGG TTGGAAAACCCCACAAGTGCGCCTACTGTGGGCGGAGTTACAAGCAGCGCAGCTCCCTGGAGGAGCACAAGGAGCGCTGCCACAACTACCTCCAGTGCATGGGGCTGCAGAACAGCATCTACACAG TAGTAAAGGAAGAAAGCAACCAGAATGAGCAGAGGGAAGACTTAAGCCAGACGGGATCTGACAGAGCCTTGGTGCTAGACAGACTAGCTAATAATGTAGCTAAACGTAAGAGCACTATGCCACAGAAGTTTGTAG GTGACAAACGTCTGTCAGACCTCTCCTACGACGGAGGAGCAGGCGAGCTGATTCAGCCCCACGTCATCGACCAGGCCATCAACAGCGCCATCAGCTACCTGGGGGCCGAGTCGCTGCGGCCTCTGGTCCAGACCTCCCCAGCCTCCTCTTCTGATGTGGGCCTCAGCTCCATGTACCCTCTCCACAAGCCGGCGCCCGAGGGCCACACGGGGACAGGCCACAGCTTGTCAGCCAAAGACAGTGCAGCTGagaacctgctgctgctctccaacTCCAAGTCTGCCTCCAGCGAGAAGGATGGCTCGCCCAGCCACAGCGGCCAGGACTCCACCGACACCGAGAGCAACAATGAGGATCGTCCAGGCGGGGCGGCACCCGGCCTCATCTACCTGACCAATCACATCACCTCGGGGGTGAGGAACGGCGTGCTCCCTCTGGTgaaggaggagcagcagaggcagtATGAGGCCATCCGGGCCAGCATGGAGATGGCCTCCGAGGGCTTCAAGGTGGTGACGGCGGACGGGGAGCAGGTGAGGGCGTACCGGTGCGAACACTGCCGCGTTCTCTTCCTGGACCACGTCATGTACACCATTCACATGGGCTGCCACGGCTTCAGAGACCCCTTCGAGTGCAACCTCTGCGGTCACCGGAGCCAAGACCGATACGAGTTCTCCTCTCACATAACGCGAGGGGAGCATCGCTACTGA
- the ikzf1 gene encoding DNA-binding protein Ikaros isoform X5: METEEAQEMAQMPGRDSPPTNEASEEAEEAMAVPEDLSAGSTHQQNNRGDKGERPFQCSQCGASFTQKGNLLRHIKLHSGEKPFKCHLCSYACRRRDALTGHLRTHSVGKPHKCAYCGRSYKQRSSLEEHKERCHNYLQCMGLQNSIYTVKEESNQNEQREDLSQTGSDRALVLDRLANNVAKRKSTMPQKFVGDKRLSDLSYDGGAGELIQPHVIDQAINSAISYLGAESLRPLVQTSPASSSDVGLSSMYPLHKPAPEGHTGTGHSLSAKDSAAENLLLLSNSKSASSEKDGSPSHSGQDSTDTESNNEDRPGGAAPGLIYLTNHITSGVRNGVLPLVKEEQQRQYEAIRASMEMASEGFKVVTADGEQVRAYRCEHCRVLFLDHVMYTIHMGCHGFRDPFECNLCGHRSQDRYEFSSHITRGEHRY; this comes from the exons atggagacagaggaggcCCAGGAAATGGCCCAGATGCCAG GCAGGGACAGCCCCCCCACCAACGAAGCGTCCGAGGAGGCAGAAGAGGCCATGGCCGTCCCTGAGGACCTGTCAGCCGGCTCCACCCACCAGCAGAACAACAGAGGGGACAAAG GAGAACGTCCTTTCCAGTGCAGCCAGTGCGGTGCCTCTTTCACCCAGAAGGGTAACCTCCTCCGCCACATCAAGCTCCACTCAGGGGAAAAACCCTTCAAGTGTCACCTTTGCAGCTATGCGTGTCGCAGGAGGGACGCCCTCACTGGCCATTTACGCACCCACTCGG TTGGAAAACCCCACAAGTGCGCCTACTGTGGGCGGAGTTACAAGCAGCGCAGCTCCCTGGAGGAGCACAAGGAGCGCTGCCACAACTACCTCCAGTGCATGGGGCTGCAGAACAGCATCTACACAG TAAAGGAAGAAAGCAACCAGAATGAGCAGAGGGAAGACTTAAGCCAGACGGGATCTGACAGAGCCTTGGTGCTAGACAGACTAGCTAATAATGTAGCTAAACGTAAGAGCACTATGCCACAGAAGTTTGTAG GTGACAAACGTCTGTCAGACCTCTCCTACGACGGAGGAGCAGGCGAGCTGATTCAGCCCCACGTCATCGACCAGGCCATCAACAGCGCCATCAGCTACCTGGGGGCCGAGTCGCTGCGGCCTCTGGTCCAGACCTCCCCAGCCTCCTCTTCTGATGTGGGCCTCAGCTCCATGTACCCTCTCCACAAGCCGGCGCCCGAGGGCCACACGGGGACAGGCCACAGCTTGTCAGCCAAAGACAGTGCAGCTGagaacctgctgctgctctccaacTCCAAGTCTGCCTCCAGCGAGAAGGATGGCTCGCCCAGCCACAGCGGCCAGGACTCCACCGACACCGAGAGCAACAATGAGGATCGTCCAGGCGGGGCGGCACCCGGCCTCATCTACCTGACCAATCACATCACCTCGGGGGTGAGGAACGGCGTGCTCCCTCTGGTgaaggaggagcagcagaggcagtATGAGGCCATCCGGGCCAGCATGGAGATGGCCTCCGAGGGCTTCAAGGTGGTGACGGCGGACGGGGAGCAGGTGAGGGCGTACCGGTGCGAACACTGCCGCGTTCTCTTCCTGGACCACGTCATGTACACCATTCACATGGGCTGCCACGGCTTCAGAGACCCCTTCGAGTGCAACCTCTGCGGTCACCGGAGCCAAGACCGATACGAGTTCTCCTCTCACATAACGCGAGGGGAGCATCGCTACTGA
- the ikzf1 gene encoding DNA-binding protein Ikaros isoform X6: METEEAQEMAQMPGRDSPPTNEASEEAEEAMAVPEDLSAGSTHQQNNRGDKVCVSAVFLSPGERPFQCSQCGASFTQKGNLLRHIKLHSGEKPFKCHLCSYACRRRDALTGHLRTHSVGKPHKCAYCGRSYKQRSSLEEHKERCHNYLQCMGLQNSIYTVVKEESNQNEQREDLSQTGSDRALVLDRLANNVAKRKSTMPQKFVGDKRLSDLSYDGGAGELIQPHVIDQAINSAISYLGAESLRPLVQTSPASSSDVGLSSMYPLHKPAPEGHTGTGHSLSAKDSAAENLLLLSNSKSASSEKDGSPSHSGQDSTDTESNNEDRPGGAAPGLIYLTNHITSGVRNGVLPLVKEEQQRQYEAIRASMEMASEGFKVVTADGEQVRAYRCEHCRVLFLDHVMYTIHMGCHGFRDPFECNLCGHRSQDRYEFSSHITRGEHRY, encoded by the exons atggagacagaggaggcCCAGGAAATGGCCCAGATGCCAG GCAGGGACAGCCCCCCCACCAACGAAGCGTCCGAGGAGGCAGAAGAGGCCATGGCCGTCCCTGAGGACCTGTCAGCCGGCTCCACCCACCAGCAGAACAACAGAGGGGACAAAG tgtgtgtgtctgctgtgttcTTGTCCCCAGGAGAACGTCCTTTCCAGTGCAGCCAGTGCGGTGCCTCTTTCACCCAGAAGGGTAACCTCCTCCGCCACATCAAGCTCCACTCAGGGGAAAAACCCTTCAAGTGTCACCTTTGCAGCTATGCGTGTCGCAGGAGGGACGCCCTCACTGGCCATTTACGCACCCACTCGG TTGGAAAACCCCACAAGTGCGCCTACTGTGGGCGGAGTTACAAGCAGCGCAGCTCCCTGGAGGAGCACAAGGAGCGCTGCCACAACTACCTCCAGTGCATGGGGCTGCAGAACAGCATCTACACAG TAGTAAAGGAAGAAAGCAACCAGAATGAGCAGAGGGAAGACTTAAGCCAGACGGGATCTGACAGAGCCTTGGTGCTAGACAGACTAGCTAATAATGTAGCTAAACGTAAGAGCACTATGCCACAGAAGTTTGTAG GTGACAAACGTCTGTCAGACCTCTCCTACGACGGAGGAGCAGGCGAGCTGATTCAGCCCCACGTCATCGACCAGGCCATCAACAGCGCCATCAGCTACCTGGGGGCCGAGTCGCTGCGGCCTCTGGTCCAGACCTCCCCAGCCTCCTCTTCTGATGTGGGCCTCAGCTCCATGTACCCTCTCCACAAGCCGGCGCCCGAGGGCCACACGGGGACAGGCCACAGCTTGTCAGCCAAAGACAGTGCAGCTGagaacctgctgctgctctccaacTCCAAGTCTGCCTCCAGCGAGAAGGATGGCTCGCCCAGCCACAGCGGCCAGGACTCCACCGACACCGAGAGCAACAATGAGGATCGTCCAGGCGGGGCGGCACCCGGCCTCATCTACCTGACCAATCACATCACCTCGGGGGTGAGGAACGGCGTGCTCCCTCTGGTgaaggaggagcagcagaggcagtATGAGGCCATCCGGGCCAGCATGGAGATGGCCTCCGAGGGCTTCAAGGTGGTGACGGCGGACGGGGAGCAGGTGAGGGCGTACCGGTGCGAACACTGCCGCGTTCTCTTCCTGGACCACGTCATGTACACCATTCACATGGGCTGCCACGGCTTCAGAGACCCCTTCGAGTGCAACCTCTGCGGTCACCGGAGCCAAGACCGATACGAGTTCTCCTCTCACATAACGCGAGGGGAGCATCGCTACTGA
- the ikzf1 gene encoding DNA-binding protein Ikaros isoform X2 has protein sequence METEEAQEMAQMPGRDSPPTNEASEEAEEAMAVPEDLSAGSTHQQNNRGDKACNIKVEARSDEENGLACDMNGMEEEECAEDLRVIDASGAKVNGSQPSPEAKAFSSAGGIRLPNGKLKCDICGIVCIGPNVLMVHKRSHTGERPFQCSQCGASFTQKGNLLRHIKLHSGEKPFKCHLCSYACRRRDALTGHLRTHSVGKPHKCAYCGRSYKQRSSLEEHKERCHNYLQCMGLQNSIYTVKEESNQNEQREDLSQTGSDRALVLDRLANNVAKRKSTMPQKFVGDKRLSDLSYDGGAGELIQPHVIDQAINSAISYLGAESLRPLVQTSPASSSDVGLSSMYPLHKPAPEGHTGTGHSLSAKDSAAENLLLLSNSKSASSEKDGSPSHSGQDSTDTESNNEDRPGGAAPGLIYLTNHITSGVRNGVLPLVKEEQQRQYEAIRASMEMASEGFKVVTADGEQVRAYRCEHCRVLFLDHVMYTIHMGCHGFRDPFECNLCGHRSQDRYEFSSHITRGEHRY, from the exons atggagacagaggaggcCCAGGAAATGGCCCAGATGCCAG GCAGGGACAGCCCCCCCACCAACGAAGCGTCCGAGGAGGCAGAAGAGGCCATGGCCGTCCCTGAGGACCTGTCAGCCGGCTCCACCCACCAGCAGAACAACAGAGGGGACAAAG CCTGTAACATTAAAGTTGAGGCTCGCAGTGATGAGGAGAATGGGCTGGCCTGTGACATGAATggcatggaggaggaggagtgtgcGGAAGACTTGCGCGTGATCGATGCCTCGGGGGCCAAGGTGAACGGCTCACAGCCGAGCCCCGAAGCCAAGGCCTTCTCCTCGGCCGGCGGTATCCGGCTGCCCAACGGGAAGCTCAAGTGCGATATCTGTGGGATAGTTTGCATTGGCCCCAATGTGTTGATGGTGCACAAGCGAAGCCACACTG GAGAACGTCCTTTCCAGTGCAGCCAGTGCGGTGCCTCTTTCACCCAGAAGGGTAACCTCCTCCGCCACATCAAGCTCCACTCAGGGGAAAAACCCTTCAAGTGTCACCTTTGCAGCTATGCGTGTCGCAGGAGGGACGCCCTCACTGGCCATTTACGCACCCACTCGG TTGGAAAACCCCACAAGTGCGCCTACTGTGGGCGGAGTTACAAGCAGCGCAGCTCCCTGGAGGAGCACAAGGAGCGCTGCCACAACTACCTCCAGTGCATGGGGCTGCAGAACAGCATCTACACAG TAAAGGAAGAAAGCAACCAGAATGAGCAGAGGGAAGACTTAAGCCAGACGGGATCTGACAGAGCCTTGGTGCTAGACAGACTAGCTAATAATGTAGCTAAACGTAAGAGCACTATGCCACAGAAGTTTGTAG GTGACAAACGTCTGTCAGACCTCTCCTACGACGGAGGAGCAGGCGAGCTGATTCAGCCCCACGTCATCGACCAGGCCATCAACAGCGCCATCAGCTACCTGGGGGCCGAGTCGCTGCGGCCTCTGGTCCAGACCTCCCCAGCCTCCTCTTCTGATGTGGGCCTCAGCTCCATGTACCCTCTCCACAAGCCGGCGCCCGAGGGCCACACGGGGACAGGCCACAGCTTGTCAGCCAAAGACAGTGCAGCTGagaacctgctgctgctctccaacTCCAAGTCTGCCTCCAGCGAGAAGGATGGCTCGCCCAGCCACAGCGGCCAGGACTCCACCGACACCGAGAGCAACAATGAGGATCGTCCAGGCGGGGCGGCACCCGGCCTCATCTACCTGACCAATCACATCACCTCGGGGGTGAGGAACGGCGTGCTCCCTCTGGTgaaggaggagcagcagaggcagtATGAGGCCATCCGGGCCAGCATGGAGATGGCCTCCGAGGGCTTCAAGGTGGTGACGGCGGACGGGGAGCAGGTGAGGGCGTACCGGTGCGAACACTGCCGCGTTCTCTTCCTGGACCACGTCATGTACACCATTCACATGGGCTGCCACGGCTTCAGAGACCCCTTCGAGTGCAACCTCTGCGGTCACCGGAGCCAAGACCGATACGAGTTCTCCTCTCACATAACGCGAGGGGAGCATCGCTACTGA
- the ikzf1 gene encoding DNA-binding protein Ikaros isoform X7: MAASNGLLGVSFYWHGTKQAPGARWLDSPLQTRPVDKSKQNALVELRDIVMLGWNEEVQWRGEGLRAQLHGAAAALRPSAHGAGESWKNFILQTQGIAEYLHRMETEEAQEMAQMPGRDSPPTNEASEEAEEAMAVPEDLSAGSTHQQNNRGDKGERPFQCSQCGASFTQKGNLLRHIKLHSGEKPFKCHLCSYACRRRDALTGHLRTHSVGKPHKCAYCGRSYKQRSSLEEHKERCHNYLQCMGLQNSIYTGDKRLSDLSYDGGAGELIQPHVIDQAINSAISYLGAESLRPLVQTSPASSSDVGLSSMYPLHKPAPEGHTGTGHSLSAKDSAAENLLLLSNSKSASSEKDGSPSHSGQDSTDTESNNEDRPGGAAPGLIYLTNHITSGVRNGVLPLVKEEQQRQYEAIRASMEMASEGFKVVTADGEQVRAYRCEHCRVLFLDHVMYTIHMGCHGFRDPFECNLCGHRSQDRYEFSSHITRGEHRY, translated from the exons ATGGCTGCCAGTAATGGTCTACTGGGTGTCAGCTTTTATTGGCACGGCACAAAGCAAGCGCCAGGGGCTCGGTGGCTCGACTCCCCGTTGCAGACTCGGCCTGTGGATAAAAGCAAGCAAAATGCCCTAGTCGAGCTCAGAGACATAGTCATGTTGGGCTGGAACGAGGAAGTGCAGTGGAGAGGGGAGGGACTCAGGGCGCAGCTCCATGGGGCCGCCGCGGCGCTGCGACCTTCTGCACATGGAGCCGGGGAGAGTTGGAAGAACTTCATACTGCAAACTCAAGGAATAGCAG AGTACTTGCATCgcatggagacagaggaggcCCAGGAAATGGCCCAGATGCCAG GCAGGGACAGCCCCCCCACCAACGAAGCGTCCGAGGAGGCAGAAGAGGCCATGGCCGTCCCTGAGGACCTGTCAGCCGGCTCCACCCACCAGCAGAACAACAGAGGGGACAAAG GAGAACGTCCTTTCCAGTGCAGCCAGTGCGGTGCCTCTTTCACCCAGAAGGGTAACCTCCTCCGCCACATCAAGCTCCACTCAGGGGAAAAACCCTTCAAGTGTCACCTTTGCAGCTATGCGTGTCGCAGGAGGGACGCCCTCACTGGCCATTTACGCACCCACTCGG TTGGAAAACCCCACAAGTGCGCCTACTGTGGGCGGAGTTACAAGCAGCGCAGCTCCCTGGAGGAGCACAAGGAGCGCTGCCACAACTACCTCCAGTGCATGGGGCTGCAGAACAGCATCTACACAG GTGACAAACGTCTGTCAGACCTCTCCTACGACGGAGGAGCAGGCGAGCTGATTCAGCCCCACGTCATCGACCAGGCCATCAACAGCGCCATCAGCTACCTGGGGGCCGAGTCGCTGCGGCCTCTGGTCCAGACCTCCCCAGCCTCCTCTTCTGATGTGGGCCTCAGCTCCATGTACCCTCTCCACAAGCCGGCGCCCGAGGGCCACACGGGGACAGGCCACAGCTTGTCAGCCAAAGACAGTGCAGCTGagaacctgctgctgctctccaacTCCAAGTCTGCCTCCAGCGAGAAGGATGGCTCGCCCAGCCACAGCGGCCAGGACTCCACCGACACCGAGAGCAACAATGAGGATCGTCCAGGCGGGGCGGCACCCGGCCTCATCTACCTGACCAATCACATCACCTCGGGGGTGAGGAACGGCGTGCTCCCTCTGGTgaaggaggagcagcagaggcagtATGAGGCCATCCGGGCCAGCATGGAGATGGCCTCCGAGGGCTTCAAGGTGGTGACGGCGGACGGGGAGCAGGTGAGGGCGTACCGGTGCGAACACTGCCGCGTTCTCTTCCTGGACCACGTCATGTACACCATTCACATGGGCTGCCACGGCTTCAGAGACCCCTTCGAGTGCAACCTCTGCGGTCACCGGAGCCAAGACCGATACGAGTTCTCCTCTCACATAACGCGAGGGGAGCATCGCTACTGA
- the ikzf1 gene encoding DNA-binding protein Ikaros isoform X4 produces the protein METEEAQEMAQMPGRDSPPTNEASEEAEEAMAVPEDLSAGSTHQQNNRGDKGERPFQCSQCGASFTQKGNLLRHIKLHSGEKPFKCHLCSYACRRRDALTGHLRTHSVGKPHKCAYCGRSYKQRSSLEEHKERCHNYLQCMGLQNSIYTVVKEESNQNEQREDLSQTGSDRALVLDRLANNVAKRKSTMPQKFVGDKRLSDLSYDGGAGELIQPHVIDQAINSAISYLGAESLRPLVQTSPASSSDVGLSSMYPLHKPAPEGHTGTGHSLSAKDSAAENLLLLSNSKSASSEKDGSPSHSGQDSTDTESNNEDRPGGAAPGLIYLTNHITSGVRNGVLPLVKEEQQRQYEAIRASMEMASEGFKVVTADGEQVRAYRCEHCRVLFLDHVMYTIHMGCHGFRDPFECNLCGHRSQDRYEFSSHITRGEHRY, from the exons atggagacagaggaggcCCAGGAAATGGCCCAGATGCCAG GCAGGGACAGCCCCCCCACCAACGAAGCGTCCGAGGAGGCAGAAGAGGCCATGGCCGTCCCTGAGGACCTGTCAGCCGGCTCCACCCACCAGCAGAACAACAGAGGGGACAAAG GAGAACGTCCTTTCCAGTGCAGCCAGTGCGGTGCCTCTTTCACCCAGAAGGGTAACCTCCTCCGCCACATCAAGCTCCACTCAGGGGAAAAACCCTTCAAGTGTCACCTTTGCAGCTATGCGTGTCGCAGGAGGGACGCCCTCACTGGCCATTTACGCACCCACTCGG TTGGAAAACCCCACAAGTGCGCCTACTGTGGGCGGAGTTACAAGCAGCGCAGCTCCCTGGAGGAGCACAAGGAGCGCTGCCACAACTACCTCCAGTGCATGGGGCTGCAGAACAGCATCTACACAG TAGTAAAGGAAGAAAGCAACCAGAATGAGCAGAGGGAAGACTTAAGCCAGACGGGATCTGACAGAGCCTTGGTGCTAGACAGACTAGCTAATAATGTAGCTAAACGTAAGAGCACTATGCCACAGAAGTTTGTAG GTGACAAACGTCTGTCAGACCTCTCCTACGACGGAGGAGCAGGCGAGCTGATTCAGCCCCACGTCATCGACCAGGCCATCAACAGCGCCATCAGCTACCTGGGGGCCGAGTCGCTGCGGCCTCTGGTCCAGACCTCCCCAGCCTCCTCTTCTGATGTGGGCCTCAGCTCCATGTACCCTCTCCACAAGCCGGCGCCCGAGGGCCACACGGGGACAGGCCACAGCTTGTCAGCCAAAGACAGTGCAGCTGagaacctgctgctgctctccaacTCCAAGTCTGCCTCCAGCGAGAAGGATGGCTCGCCCAGCCACAGCGGCCAGGACTCCACCGACACCGAGAGCAACAATGAGGATCGTCCAGGCGGGGCGGCACCCGGCCTCATCTACCTGACCAATCACATCACCTCGGGGGTGAGGAACGGCGTGCTCCCTCTGGTgaaggaggagcagcagaggcagtATGAGGCCATCCGGGCCAGCATGGAGATGGCCTCCGAGGGCTTCAAGGTGGTGACGGCGGACGGGGAGCAGGTGAGGGCGTACCGGTGCGAACACTGCCGCGTTCTCTTCCTGGACCACGTCATGTACACCATTCACATGGGCTGCCACGGCTTCAGAGACCCCTTCGAGTGCAACCTCTGCGGTCACCGGAGCCAAGACCGATACGAGTTCTCCTCTCACATAACGCGAGGGGAGCATCGCTACTGA